The DNA sequence ACTCTCTTATATGAGCGTCGGCAACAGAAACGCGCTGCTTCCGAAATTTTACTTTAGTTACATGGAGCGCAAATTTGTGCGTATCGCCAAGGGGGCGGGATTAGCGGCGCGCAAAGTGACGTTGTTTAAGGCAACATCGGGTCTTGATTGGCTGAGGTCATTAGTGGCCGCCCACTTCTCTGCCCCGCCTCCGTCTGGCTTGAATGCATTTATACAGCGTTACTGGGTGGAACATGTCCGacaggaacccatagcaaccaatgaaatggTTCATTTTAAACAGTGAACGCTAGCTGTTGATTTGGTCACTCCTTCTGATAACTTTTAGAATGTCCCTTTCTTGgtaactttcaattggtcttcatatttagTTTTCATTGTGTGTGTCTTCTTTCCAGCTGTCAGATGGGGGGTTGGGATCAAGACAGCAAAAAAATCTATTGATTTATGAGGCTacgactttttattacttctctttcagttcaggccctttcctatacAATCTTCCATTCAAACCACTAGCAGGTTGTTAGGGTAAActagcccctagcaaccagatacctgccgAAAATCTGTTTTGCACCAACCTTAAGTCACACCCTAAAAACTGCACTTAACAGAATCACAGGCCCCAGTACATTTACCCATATACCCAGTCAGGTTTGTATTTATCATATAGGCAATGTGTGTGGAGTGGCAGCTTTGGGGACAGCCCTCCAGTGCCTATGGTCCTCACGTCAATCACTGTTCTGTAGCAAAAAGAAGACCTACACACATAAGTAGGAAGCCCTTACAGTTTGGCAGCCATTAAGAGCAGACCCTGTGACATTGGCTTTCAACTCTAGCGCTATCCTATCCTGGCTTTCAACTCTAGCGCTATCCTATCCTATTCTTCCGAAAGATGGCTGCCTTGATTGCTGTAAAGCACCTACATTACCACAGTGAgaaagcacaatataaataaatgttgggaATATGAACTGGTATCCCAGAGCCCAAATATAATCACaatttaatgacatttttgtaCAATGACAGGGCTGCTAGAGGGTTCTCAAAAAATAGACGCTCACAGGAAGACGATACCTATTGCGCAGTTTCTTATGCGAGTGGCTGAAGGAAAAAATCTGGGTAAGTAATTCTTATCTTCTTTTAGCCCCTGGTGAAATCAGGGATCATGGCTGGATAAAGAGTTTAGGAGTACATGTAATTGTTAGTAGCAGCAGGTGTAAAGCATCTTGTGCAGGTATAGGGTCTCTTATCCAGAATCCTTTGCACCTGAACATTGATATTTATGTAATTCAGATCTCCAtaaccttaagtctgttaaaaccattaaagcattaaaaaaacaaaaacgagtGTTTTgcctgcagcttagttaccatcatattgcactactgttttattattacagagggaaggtaaaaaaaacctaaaagaacagtagaattatttgctttaaatgagcTACATGGGAGGTGGTCTtcctgtaatccagagctttctggataatggatcccactcATATACTAGTCTCCCATCTAGTGTAAAGGGGGCATGACCAGTGCAGCCTCTGCCTATAATACCCAGATGGGACCATAGCCAAACATCCAGAGGTGAGCAGAGTAGGGTTAGGCACCCCTAAACCACATTTATCACCCAAATATAGCCCATGTACCATTGAAGTTAAACTGGTgtccagtttcttatccatgcTTATTGATCTGGGCTATTAAAAAACAGTTCTTTGTCTTCTGTTTATGTACTTCAGTTCCTTAAACATTACTATATATGTTGTAGATAGTTTTTCAGTTAAACTGGGGGACAATTCTTTTGAAGAATATTTGGCCATTTCCCATTAAATGTATTTGATGTACAAACATTTCAAGGCGCTGATTTTTGAGCTATTTTACAGATTCTCAGTTTGACACGGATGAGAGCCTTACACCTTTAGAAACCGCTTTAATGGCTTTTAATCAAATTGAAGAAGAGGAGGATCTGAAGCATCTCCATGAAGAAATTGAACTGGTTTTGAAAGTGCAGGTATTGTTGCTTTCTAGCAATCTGATTGCCTCTTTTAGCAGTTTATTATTTAGGCTATTTTACCAAATTGTGgcctttgtttttaaaaaagggcttaaatatatattaacatttgaTTTATTGTTGGCTGCTCTTTCAGGTCTCAGCTGTGATGTTAGGAAAAGAtctgcttcttaaaggggttgtttatatCAGAACAGACTTGAAGTATAATGTAcccagtgatattttgagacatgttgcagtttgggtttattttatattatttgtagtttttgtattatttagttttttgttaaGCAGTTGTCTAGTTTGAAATTGTAGCaactatatggttgctagggtcttaattaccctagcaaccatgtagtggtgtgaatgagagactgcaagatgaataggacagggcctgaatagaaagatagttataaaaatgagcaatagcTATAAAACTGTaacttcacagagcaatagtttatgGGCttccggggtcagtgacccccattttaaagctagaaagaattagaagaaagaaggcatgtcatttttaaaaactataaaaaaattaaaaccaactgaaaagttgctaagaattggccattctataacatactcaaagtaaacttgaaggtgaactacccctttaataatggagGGATTTCCCATGGTCTCTCCTCTGTCATTATTGTTCAAGGTGCAAAACAGTGACACTAACTACAAAGTTCTACATAAGTTCTGTCCATCATCTTAGAGCAGAAAAGCAAGATACTGCAATCAAAGGTGTTAGCCACATGGTCTTGCCTTTTATCTCAAGGTCCCCTCTGTATTAAAGTAGTAATgtatcgaatccactattttagattctgccgaacccccgaatccttcgtgaaagatttggccgaataccgaaccgaagccgaaccctaatttgcatatgcaaattaggggtgggaaggggaaaacatttttacttccttgttttctgacaaaaaggcacatgatttccctcccgtctctaatttgcatacgcaaattagggtttgggttcggcctggcagaaggattcggacgaatccgaatcctgctgaaaaaggccgaatcccgaactggattcggtgcatccctatattaaaGATATTCATAAATATGGAGAAGTCCTTTTTTAGCCAGAAAatgtaatacatatttataaaggcagAACAAGGGCTTGGGCTGGGTCTTTAATTAGGAAGACATAGTTTTGATATACAGTAGGTATTCTACTTTTCCCAATCGGCGTATGCTCATTTCCCCTACCTTGCCCTTCTTTTCTCACCTATATACAAATGCATGTTCTgtcttacatttttttctcccatgttgTCCTCCTTCCCATTTCTAGTCTTAGGATGGTGCAACAAAGCCACATAGAGAGTCACACATCATGCAGAGTTTGACAGGCCTCTGGTCTTGTGTATACAGTAATATGTAACTACTGCTggtttcatttcattttacacCACTAGATAAAGAAATATCACTATTAAACAATTCCTGTGAGCAATCTATAGGAATGCATTTGCATGGTGTTACAATATTCTAATTTAACCCAGATGATTTAGTTTAATATCACAAATTACAAATGTTTGGATTTGTTTACGATTACTAATGACAAGCATACagattttaaatatgtaattttacttTCTCTTTAAGGCAGTGGTCACTTGCATGGAAAAAGGAAGATTTAAGCTGTCTGCAGAAATCCTCGACAGACTTTTTAAAGAATCTGGGTCAAACAAGGTAGAGTAATTGCTCTGAATAAATAGTGTAACCGGCTCACAAAACCAAACTTAGTATGAAAGGTAAAAACACATTATAGTTTTAGGGAATccttaaatacaataataaaggcTCAACTTTTCATGATGTAATGTGAGTTAGTAATGCTGGAAGGCACAATGAAGAGT is a window from the Xenopus laevis strain J_2021 chromosome 6L, Xenopus_laevis_v10.1, whole genome shotgun sequence genome containing:
- the LOC108705907 gene encoding telomeric repeat-binding factor 1-like codes for the protein MEEGTDGPPFDDTAAVATNWMCDFMFASMCFYFREDRAEDFQRSTHMLEWLLEGSQKIDAHRKTIPIAQFLMRVAEGKNLDSQFDTDESLTPLETALMAFNQIEEEEDLKHLHEEIELVLKVQAVVTCMEKGRFKLSAEILDRLFKESGSNKYLRMKLTMLIEKKDPYHEFLQNFTYAQMMKKIKSDIALKMKERPSVFLLKE